A genomic stretch from Cryomorphaceae bacterium 1068 includes:
- the yihA gene encoding ribosome biogenesis GTP-binding protein YihA/YsxC: MIDVKAEFLKSSTVATQLPPSDMPEYAFVGRSNVGKSSLINLLTGRKNLAKTSGKPGKTRLINHFTISYPGSDEAWYLVDLPGYGYAKVSRTIRDEFQRLIYPYIKKRENLMCLFVLLDIRHEPQPIDLDFMAYLGQHGVPFAMVFTKCDKMKPGGLTKKVEAYNERMLQDWEDLPNQFITSSSKFLGREEILSFIADTNQLFKEERLGD, encoded by the coding sequence ATGATTGACGTCAAGGCCGAATTTCTAAAGAGCAGTACCGTTGCCACTCAACTACCTCCAAGCGATATGCCCGAATACGCTTTTGTAGGGCGCAGTAACGTGGGCAAGTCGTCATTGATTAACCTTTTGACGGGAAGAAAAAATCTAGCGAAGACTTCTGGAAAACCTGGAAAGACTCGTCTGATCAATCACTTTACGATTTCTTATCCGGGCAGCGATGAAGCTTGGTACCTAGTCGATTTGCCAGGCTATGGCTACGCCAAAGTGTCGCGCACCATTCGCGATGAATTTCAGCGATTGATCTACCCGTACATCAAGAAGCGGGAAAACCTGATGTGCTTGTTTGTTTTGCTGGACATTCGTCACGAGCCTCAGCCCATCGACTTGGATTTTATGGCCTACCTCGGTCAGCACGGCGTGCCCTTCGCGATGGTTTTCACCAAATGCGACAAGATGAAGCCCGGAGGACTGACCAAAAAGGTCGAGGCCTACAATGAGCGCATGCTCCAAGACTGGGAAGATCTTCCTAATCAATTTATTACCTCATCCTCTAAGTTCCTGGGGCGGGAAGAAATTTTGTCGTTTATCGCAGATACCAATCAGCTTTTTAAGGAAGAGCGATTGGGTGACTAA
- a CDS encoding alpha/beta fold hydrolase, which produces MELNIKEEGKYKFIDEGEGQPLLVLHGLFGALSNFNGVISHFKKTHRVIVPMMPLYDLPLVKTGVGSLADFVIGFMEFKGLKDVLLLGNSLGGHVGLVLTKRRPELIKAMILTGSSGLYENAFGGSFPRREDKDYIRKKIAVTFYDPEMVTDELVDVTFDLVQDRTKLIKVLAMAKSAIRHNMRNDLKNYTMPVCLIWGKDDTITPPDVAEEFHEKIPDSELFWIDKCGHAPMMEHPDEFNEILDGWLAKKF; this is translated from the coding sequence ATGGAATTAAACATAAAAGAAGAAGGCAAGTACAAATTCATCGACGAAGGTGAAGGACAGCCGCTACTGGTTTTGCACGGATTGTTCGGTGCATTGAGCAATTTCAACGGAGTTATTTCTCACTTCAAAAAGACGCATCGGGTCATCGTCCCCATGATGCCACTATACGATCTACCCTTGGTTAAAACCGGGGTGGGAAGTCTGGCAGATTTCGTGATTGGATTTATGGAGTTCAAGGGGCTGAAGGACGTATTACTTTTGGGAAACTCACTCGGTGGTCACGTTGGTTTGGTTTTGACCAAAAGGCGCCCCGAATTGATCAAAGCCATGATCTTGACGGGTAGTTCCGGCCTCTATGAAAATGCCTTCGGTGGCTCTTTTCCCAGAAGGGAAGACAAGGACTACATCCGCAAGAAAATCGCGGTGACGTTTTACGATCCCGAAATGGTAACAGATGAATTGGTAGACGTGACTTTCGACTTGGTTCAAGACCGAACAAAGTTGATCAAGGTTTTGGCTATGGCCAAATCTGCCATCCGTCACAACATGCGCAATGACCTGAAGAATTACACCATGCCCGTGTGCTTGATTTGGGGAAAAGATGATACCATCACTCCACCTGACGTGGCAGAGGAGTTTCACGAAAAAATTCCTGATTCAGAGTTATTTTGGATTGACAAATGCGGCCATGCCCCGATGATGGAGCACCCTGATGAATTCAATGAAATTCTGGATGGCTGGTTGGCCAAGAAGTTCTGA
- the mraZ gene encoding division/cell wall cluster transcriptional repressor MraZ: MLNLLGEYDCKMDAKGRLMFPAPLKRQLEDVLHEGFVINRDLFATCLVLYPAQQWAEVSGQLGKLNRFIEKNVRFIRRFNNGATPVTLDGTGRLLVPGALAKYADLTKEVKLMGNGDRIEIWSKSRYDEMLNEDIDMGALSEEVMGDRDTKDE; encoded by the coding sequence ATGCTGAATCTACTCGGAGAATACGATTGCAAAATGGACGCGAAAGGGCGCTTAATGTTCCCTGCGCCATTGAAGCGACAGCTCGAAGATGTGCTGCATGAGGGGTTTGTGATCAATCGCGATCTCTTTGCAACTTGCCTCGTTCTTTACCCTGCTCAGCAATGGGCCGAGGTTTCGGGTCAGTTGGGGAAGCTCAATCGTTTCATTGAGAAGAACGTTCGATTTATCAGAAGATTTAATAATGGCGCTACGCCTGTGACTCTTGACGGGACAGGTCGTTTGTTGGTTCCGGGAGCGTTGGCCAAGTATGCCGATTTGACCAAAGAGGTTAAGCTGATGGGGAACGGTGATCGGATTGAAATATGGAGCAAGTCTCGTTACGATGAGATGTTGAACGAGGATATTGACATGGGCGCTCTCTCGGAAGAGGTGATGGGCGATCGTGATACCAAAGATGAGTAG
- the rsmH gene encoding 16S rRNA (cytosine(1402)-N(4))-methyltransferase RsmH, producing the protein MSSSGYHEPVLLRESVDALIEDMNGVYVDVTFGGGGHSREVLSRLGDKGKLIAFDRDEDAQSNVINDPRFTLVPSDFRFMQNHLRFAGYRKVDGILADLGVSSHQFDVPERGFSIRTEGKLDMRMGKTTELTAAKVVNKYDEAELMRVLKNYGELSNARQLASIIVARRNERKFETTEDLVQAIEKVFPPQKRMQNLAKVFQGIRIEVNDEMGSLEALLKQSVEVLKPKGNLVVISYHSLEDRPVKRFMRAGDLDGEVKKDFFGNPERPFTPQPGKPITPSKEEIEKNSRARSAKLRVAKRNE; encoded by the coding sequence ATGAGTAGTTCGGGCTACCACGAGCCCGTTCTTTTGCGGGAGAGCGTGGATGCGCTGATTGAAGATATGAATGGCGTCTATGTGGACGTCACCTTTGGCGGGGGAGGACATTCCCGCGAAGTTCTTTCAAGGTTAGGGGATAAAGGCAAATTGATCGCGTTTGATCGCGATGAAGATGCGCAAAGCAATGTGATTAATGATCCGAGATTCACTCTGGTGCCCTCGGATTTTCGCTTTATGCAAAATCACCTCCGCTTCGCTGGATACAGAAAGGTGGACGGCATCCTGGCAGATTTGGGTGTTTCATCTCATCAGTTTGATGTGCCCGAGCGTGGTTTTTCCATTCGCACGGAAGGGAAGCTCGATATGCGGATGGGCAAGACTACGGAGTTGACGGCCGCCAAGGTGGTCAACAAGTACGACGAAGCCGAGCTGATGCGGGTGCTGAAGAATTATGGTGAGTTGTCCAACGCTCGGCAATTGGCTTCGATTATTGTGGCGAGGCGCAACGAGCGAAAATTTGAAACCACCGAGGATTTGGTGCAAGCCATCGAAAAGGTTTTTCCGCCCCAAAAGCGGATGCAGAATTTGGCGAAGGTTTTTCAAGGCATTCGCATTGAGGTGAACGATGAGATGGGTTCGCTTGAAGCACTGCTCAAGCAGTCGGTAGAAGTGCTGAAGCCAAAAGGAAATTTGGTGGTGATTTCATACCACAGCTTGGAAGACCGCCCGGTGAAGCGATTTATGCGAGCCGGAGATTTGGATGGAGAAGTGAAAAAAGACTTTTTCGGAAATCCGGAAAGACCTTTTACGCCGCAACCTGGAAAACCCATTACCCCTTCGAAAGAAGAGATTGAAAAAAATAGCAGAGCACGAAGTGCAAAACTGAGAGTAGCAAAACGAAATGAGTAA
- a CDS encoding FtsL-like putative cell division protein: protein MSKAGETKKAKKRGLAKGLSSLLSGNFLTRSLVQANMPFIFFLVVMMICYIGYGYFAEKNAKDLVQAETQLREVKAANLSINARLEKLKQQSQVARSISDLGLKESTDPPKVIRIPKSEEE from the coding sequence ATGAGTAAAGCAGGAGAAACCAAAAAAGCAAAAAAGCGCGGCCTCGCTAAGGGGTTGAGTTCCCTGCTGAGCGGTAATTTCCTGACGCGCAGTTTGGTTCAAGCCAACATGCCTTTTATTTTCTTCCTGGTTGTGATGATGATTTGCTACATCGGGTACGGCTACTTTGCTGAAAAAAATGCCAAAGATTTGGTGCAAGCCGAAACTCAATTGAGAGAGGTGAAGGCTGCCAATCTTTCGATTAATGCCAGACTGGAAAAATTGAAACAGCAATCGCAGGTGGCTAGATCCATCAGCGACCTAGGACTTAAAGAGTCCACCGATCCGCCTAAGGTTATTCGCATTCCCAAATCAGAAGAAGAGTAA
- a CDS encoding penicillin-binding protein, with the protein MAERKNIINKAYLVFLGICLFSLFVLGKIIMIQFMEGEKWEAKVEKLTTDLREITPVRGNLYTADGNMLATSVPIYEIRMDMKCEGFDEEAFAQEIDSLSYRLSELFENKTAAEYKRDLLAARKDGNRYYRVKGKVEHDQLLEAENFPFFRRGRFKSGVIYEKKTVRKHPFGSLAARTVGYERDGVRPVGLEGAYDVELRGVPGSRYEKRLAGGTWMPIDNTNEVEPQDGYDVYTTIDINIQDVAESALRKQLRKHRARHGCAVLMEVKTGRIKAIANLTLSKDSTYREVYNYAVGEATEPGSTFKLPALMAALEDGLLELTDTVDTKRGKHQFYDRTMKDSNDKGFGKIDVVTAFQKSSNVGISRLIFDRYKDNPREFVDRLYKMGLGRPIGVEITGEGEPKIKDPSDPSWSGTTLPWMSIGYETLMTPLQILTFYNAVANDGKMVKPAFVKELRRNGKVLKTFDPVVINSAIASHETLTEARRMLETVVSAEGTASNLRFGAYSIAGKTGTAQIANAQYGYKYKEAVSYQASFVGYFPADEPEYTCIVVVNGPSNNVYYGNQVAGPVFKEIADKVFAGRLDLHDLDEQEPALTTVKIPVSKSGQKEDLDFIFNEFHVPVNDEANGYAWVTTHTGADTVTVERRTIPEDRVPNVVGMGLRDGLFLLEKAGLDVKVKGKGMISKQSIPPGTNLSRYESIEIELS; encoded by the coding sequence ATGGCGGAACGTAAAAATATAATCAACAAGGCATATTTGGTTTTCCTTGGCATCTGCCTCTTTTCCCTTTTCGTGCTGGGAAAGATCATCATGATCCAATTTATGGAGGGCGAAAAGTGGGAAGCGAAAGTGGAAAAACTAACCACTGATCTTCGTGAGATTACTCCCGTGCGTGGAAACCTCTACACTGCTGACGGCAATATGCTGGCTACCTCCGTGCCCATCTATGAGATCCGAATGGACATGAAGTGCGAAGGCTTTGATGAAGAAGCTTTCGCTCAGGAAATTGATTCTCTTTCCTACAGATTAAGCGAGCTCTTTGAAAATAAAACAGCGGCTGAGTACAAGCGCGACCTCCTTGCTGCGAGGAAAGATGGGAATCGCTATTACCGAGTAAAAGGTAAAGTAGAGCATGACCAATTACTCGAAGCTGAAAATTTCCCCTTTTTCAGAAGAGGTCGTTTTAAAAGTGGAGTTATTTATGAAAAGAAAACAGTGCGTAAGCATCCCTTCGGGAGCCTCGCAGCACGGACCGTGGGGTACGAGCGTGACGGTGTTCGGCCGGTAGGGCTCGAAGGTGCTTATGATGTGGAGCTTCGCGGAGTGCCGGGAAGTCGCTATGAAAAACGATTGGCCGGAGGCACATGGATGCCTATTGACAATACCAATGAAGTGGAGCCGCAAGACGGTTACGATGTGTATACCACAATCGATATAAATATTCAAGACGTTGCTGAGAGTGCTTTGCGAAAGCAACTGAGGAAACACAGGGCACGCCATGGCTGCGCTGTCTTAATGGAAGTTAAAACCGGGCGGATCAAGGCCATTGCGAATTTGACATTGAGCAAGGATAGTACCTATAGAGAAGTATACAATTACGCCGTTGGTGAAGCTACAGAGCCGGGATCAACTTTTAAGTTGCCTGCCTTAATGGCTGCCCTGGAAGACGGGTTGTTGGAATTAACTGATACGGTGGATACCAAGAGAGGAAAGCATCAGTTCTACGACCGAACTATGAAGGATAGTAATGATAAGGGCTTCGGTAAGATAGATGTGGTGACGGCTTTCCAAAAATCATCCAACGTCGGCATTTCTCGTTTGATCTTCGACCGATACAAAGACAATCCGAGAGAATTTGTGGATCGACTTTACAAGATGGGTTTAGGCCGACCGATTGGAGTTGAAATTACAGGAGAGGGAGAACCTAAAATCAAGGATCCGTCTGATCCATCTTGGTCGGGAACCACACTTCCGTGGATGAGCATCGGGTATGAAACGCTGATGACCCCGCTGCAGATTTTGACATTCTATAATGCTGTTGCCAATGATGGCAAAATGGTGAAGCCTGCTTTTGTAAAAGAATTGAGAAGAAATGGCAAGGTGCTCAAGACTTTTGATCCTGTCGTAATTAATTCGGCCATCGCATCGCACGAGACTTTAACAGAGGCTCGACGCATGTTGGAGACGGTGGTAAGCGCTGAGGGGACTGCGTCCAATTTGAGATTTGGTGCGTATTCCATTGCCGGTAAAACGGGAACAGCTCAAATTGCCAATGCTCAATATGGCTACAAATACAAAGAAGCAGTGAGCTACCAGGCGTCTTTTGTGGGGTACTTTCCTGCCGATGAGCCTGAGTATACGTGTATCGTTGTGGTAAATGGCCCCTCCAATAATGTGTACTACGGAAATCAAGTTGCAGGCCCTGTTTTTAAAGAGATTGCTGATAAAGTCTTTGCCGGAAGGCTCGACCTCCATGACTTGGATGAGCAAGAGCCCGCCCTGACGACGGTAAAAATACCCGTTTCCAAGAGCGGTCAAAAAGAAGATTTGGATTTCATCTTTAATGAGTTTCACGTGCCCGTGAATGATGAGGCAAACGGGTATGCCTGGGTAACTACTCATACGGGTGCTGACACGGTTACCGTAGAACGTAGAACCATCCCTGAAGACCGTGTGCCCAATGTAGTAGGAATGGGACTGCGCGATGGTCTTTTCCTGTTGGAAAAAGCTGGACTCGACGTAAAGGTGAAAGGCAAAGGAATGATTTCGAAACAGAGTATTCCTCCCGGAACCAATCTCAGCAGATACGAATCCATAGAAATTGAATTGTCCTGA
- a CDS encoding UDP-N-acetylmuramoyl-L-alanyl-D-glutamate--2,6-diaminopimelate ligase, with protein MKLLKDILYQSRIKHVKGTTNVAVEAVVFDSRKVVGFSLFVAVRGDQADGHLFIDKAIELGAVAIVCEELPEELREEITYVQVENSREALGHLAANFFDNPSGELKLVGITGTNGKTTTATMLYRLFKLLGKKVGLISTVENRIQNEVIGATHTTPDPVQLNELLRRMVDAKCGYCFMEVSSHALHQHRVAGIEFAGGVFTNISRDHLDYHKTFDEYIAAKKLLFDMLPSPAFALVNLDDRQGEIMLQNCKAGDQKTYALKAMADFKAKVIENLFSGLHVNLDGMDLYSKLVGRFNAYNILCVYGAARLLGEDKMDVLTALSNINPVAGRFELIKSTEGVSAIVDYAHTPDALENILATVTEIRTHNEQVITVVGCGGNRDKGKRPEMASIACKYSDRVILTSDNPRDEDPQSIVNDMKVGVDPVDFKKTNTILDRAEAIRMACGLAQANDIVLIAGKGHEKYQEIKGERFPFDDLATVMESFKELKS; from the coding sequence ATGAAGTTGCTGAAAGACATATTGTATCAGTCGCGAATCAAGCACGTTAAAGGCACAACCAACGTGGCGGTGGAAGCCGTGGTGTTTGATTCTCGGAAGGTTGTGGGTTTCTCGCTCTTCGTAGCTGTGAGAGGCGATCAGGCCGATGGCCATCTATTTATCGATAAGGCTATTGAGCTGGGAGCTGTGGCCATCGTTTGTGAAGAACTCCCCGAAGAATTACGTGAAGAGATCACTTACGTTCAGGTAGAGAATAGCCGAGAAGCATTGGGGCACTTGGCCGCCAATTTCTTTGACAATCCTTCCGGTGAATTGAAGCTGGTTGGTATTACCGGAACCAACGGTAAGACGACCACGGCCACTATGCTTTATCGTCTTTTCAAGCTTTTGGGCAAGAAAGTGGGTTTGATATCGACAGTCGAAAATCGAATCCAAAACGAGGTGATCGGTGCGACTCATACCACGCCCGACCCTGTTCAGCTCAATGAGCTTCTGCGAAGAATGGTAGATGCCAAATGCGGTTACTGCTTTATGGAAGTGAGCTCTCACGCTTTGCATCAGCACCGTGTGGCAGGAATTGAATTTGCTGGTGGAGTCTTCACGAATATTTCGCGAGACCATTTGGATTACCACAAGACTTTCGACGAATACATTGCCGCAAAAAAGCTGCTCTTTGATATGCTTCCTTCCCCTGCCTTCGCTTTGGTCAATCTCGACGATCGTCAGGGAGAAATCATGCTGCAAAACTGCAAAGCAGGAGATCAAAAAACCTATGCTTTGAAGGCAATGGCCGATTTTAAGGCCAAGGTCATTGAAAATCTCTTTTCAGGCTTACACGTCAATTTGGATGGCATGGATCTGTACTCCAAATTGGTAGGTCGATTCAATGCGTACAATATTCTTTGTGTGTATGGCGCAGCTCGTTTGCTCGGAGAAGACAAGATGGACGTTCTTACGGCATTGAGCAATATCAATCCGGTGGCCGGTCGATTTGAATTGATTAAAAGCACCGAAGGCGTGAGTGCCATAGTAGATTATGCCCATACGCCTGATGCCTTGGAGAATATACTTGCAACGGTCACTGAGATTCGTACCCACAATGAGCAAGTCATCACAGTGGTTGGCTGCGGTGGAAATCGTGACAAGGGAAAGCGGCCTGAGATGGCCTCCATCGCTTGCAAATACAGTGACCGCGTTATCCTTACTTCTGACAATCCGCGAGATGAGGATCCACAAAGCATTGTAAATGATATGAAGGTCGGAGTAGATCCGGTTGATTTCAAAAAGACCAATACCATTCTTGATCGAGCTGAAGCCATTCGTATGGCTTGCGGACTCGCTCAAGCAAACGATATAGTTCTCATTGCCGGAAAAGGCCATGAGAAGTACCAGGAAATTAAAGGTGAGAGGTTTCCATTTGATGATCTCGCCACTGTTATGGAATCCTTTAAAGAGTTGAAGAGCTAA
- the mraY gene encoding phospho-N-acetylmuramoyl-pentapeptide-transferase gives MLYYLFEYLDEAYGLPGAGVFQFISFRAAMAVITSLIISLVFGKSLISMLHRKQVGETVRDLGLKGQIEKQGTPTMGGLIIIAAILIPTLLFCELDNIYVIIMIITTVILGGIGFLDDYIKVFKKNKKGLAGKFKVVGQVAVGILVGAVLFFNQDVVSKRKVYFQSEQTGEITSEWFQEKSVKTTIPFIKNNEFDYAWLLGFFGKEKAQDWAWLIFIPLVIFVVTAVSNGANITDGLDGLATGTSAIIGVVLAIFAFVSGNLVFSDYLNIMFIPESGELTVFISAFVGACIGFLWYNSFPAQVFMGDTGSLALGGIIAVFAISIRKELLIPLFCGVFLIENISVMLQVSYFKYTKKKYGEGKRIFLMAPLHHHYQKVGYHESKIVSRFWIIGIILAVLSIVTLKLR, from the coding sequence ATGCTATACTACCTTTTCGAATATTTGGATGAAGCATATGGCCTCCCGGGAGCAGGTGTATTTCAATTCATCTCCTTCAGGGCGGCCATGGCCGTCATCACCTCTTTGATTATTTCTTTGGTGTTCGGGAAGTCGCTTATTTCCATGCTGCACCGAAAACAGGTGGGAGAAACCGTGCGCGACTTGGGATTGAAAGGTCAGATAGAGAAACAAGGGACCCCGACAATGGGCGGACTTATCATCATTGCTGCAATTCTTATTCCGACACTTCTCTTTTGCGAATTGGATAATATTTACGTGATCATCATGATCATTACCACCGTCATTCTTGGTGGTATCGGATTTTTGGACGACTACATCAAAGTATTCAAGAAGAATAAAAAAGGTCTTGCGGGTAAGTTTAAAGTAGTTGGTCAAGTAGCCGTAGGTATTTTGGTTGGAGCCGTTCTGTTTTTCAATCAGGATGTGGTAAGCAAGCGAAAAGTCTACTTTCAGAGCGAACAAACTGGAGAAATCACATCTGAATGGTTTCAGGAAAAATCGGTAAAGACGACGATTCCATTTATCAAGAACAATGAATTTGATTATGCTTGGCTTCTCGGCTTTTTCGGAAAAGAAAAGGCACAAGATTGGGCGTGGTTGATTTTTATTCCGCTTGTGATTTTTGTGGTGACTGCGGTTTCAAATGGTGCTAATATTACAGATGGGTTGGATGGTTTGGCTACGGGCACATCTGCTATTATTGGCGTTGTACTGGCCATATTTGCCTTCGTTTCGGGGAACTTGGTTTTCTCCGACTACCTCAATATTATGTTCATTCCCGAGTCAGGTGAACTGACTGTATTCATCTCGGCATTTGTGGGAGCGTGCATTGGTTTCCTTTGGTACAACTCATTTCCGGCTCAAGTTTTTATGGGTGATACGGGAAGTTTGGCCTTGGGAGGAATCATCGCTGTTTTTGCGATTTCCATCAGAAAAGAACTGCTCATTCCGCTCTTCTGCGGAGTGTTTCTTATTGAGAATATTTCAGTGATGCTGCAAGTCAGCTACTTCAAGTACACCAAAAAGAAGTACGGAGAAGGAAAGAGGATTTTCCTCATGGCGCCCTTGCATCATCATTACCAAAAAGTGGGATACCACGAATCTAAGATCGTGTCGCGGTTTTGGATTATTGGAATTATCCTGGCGGTATTGTCTATCGTAACGCTTAAGCTCAGGTGA
- the murD gene encoding UDP-N-acetylmuramoyl-L-alanine--D-glutamate ligase: MKKLLVLGAGESGVGAALLGKKLGYYVLVSDSGKVADKYQNVLNKSGIKWEEGGHSAEFLAGAEIVVKSPGIPSDIALIKNLKETSAEVISEIEFGARNSDAKIIAITGTNGKTTTTLLTYHILQKAGLDVGMAGNVGNSFCAELAEGDREYFVLEVSSFQLDDAYDFKPYISVITNITPDHLDRYGYEMSRYVDAKFRITQAQDEIDHFIYSADDEILIAEIEKRMLKPNLHPISITRSVENGAELLNEKLIINITDKPFEMSIHDLALLGKHNAKNSMAAGVAARILEIRKEVVRESLADFQNVEHRLEFVATIHGIQFINDSKATNVNSTWYALESMREPTVWIVGGVDKGNDYSMLFDLVKEKVKAIICLGKDNKKLLEAFSDKVDQIAEASSAREAVGLGYQFAEKGDTVLLSPCCASFDLFDNYEDRGQQFKHSVKML; the protein is encoded by the coding sequence GTGAAAAAGCTATTGGTGCTTGGAGCAGGGGAGAGTGGTGTGGGCGCGGCTTTGCTCGGAAAGAAATTGGGATACTATGTCTTGGTTTCTGATTCGGGAAAAGTAGCGGACAAATACCAAAACGTTCTTAACAAGTCGGGAATTAAATGGGAAGAAGGAGGCCACAGCGCTGAGTTTCTTGCAGGGGCAGAAATCGTGGTGAAGAGCCCGGGAATACCGAGCGATATTGCTTTAATCAAGAATCTGAAGGAGACAAGTGCTGAAGTGATTTCTGAGATTGAGTTTGGCGCACGAAATTCCGATGCGAAAATCATCGCAATTACGGGTACCAACGGCAAGACTACTACCACTCTGCTCACCTACCACATTCTGCAAAAAGCAGGGTTGGACGTGGGAATGGCGGGTAATGTAGGAAATAGCTTTTGTGCAGAATTGGCGGAAGGAGATCGCGAATATTTTGTATTGGAAGTGAGTAGTTTCCAGTTGGATGATGCTTACGATTTCAAGCCGTACATCTCAGTGATCACGAACATTACCCCTGATCACCTCGATCGCTATGGCTATGAAATGAGTCGATACGTGGATGCGAAGTTCAGGATCACCCAAGCTCAAGATGAAATCGATCACTTTATCTATTCGGCAGATGATGAAATCCTAATCGCCGAAATAGAAAAACGAATGCTCAAGCCAAATTTACACCCCATTTCCATTACCCGATCCGTTGAAAACGGAGCTGAATTATTGAATGAAAAACTGATTATAAATATCACTGATAAACCATTTGAAATGTCCATACACGACTTAGCCCTTTTGGGTAAACACAATGCAAAGAACTCCATGGCCGCAGGAGTTGCCGCTCGTATCCTCGAGATACGAAAAGAGGTGGTTCGAGAGAGCCTTGCCGATTTCCAGAATGTGGAGCATCGACTCGAGTTCGTTGCTACCATTCACGGAATCCAATTTATCAACGACTCAAAAGCCACCAACGTCAACTCCACTTGGTATGCCCTCGAAAGCATGCGAGAGCCGACTGTTTGGATTGTAGGTGGAGTAGATAAGGGCAATGATTACTCCATGCTATTTGACTTGGTAAAGGAGAAAGTAAAAGCCATTATTTGCTTGGGCAAAGACAACAAGAAACTACTCGAAGCATTTAGCGATAAGGTAGACCAAATCGCTGAAGCTTCTTCTGCAAGGGAAGCTGTGGGACTTGGCTATCAATTTGCCGAAAAAGGAGACACGGTGCTACTCTCTCCTTGCTGTGCGAGCTTTGACCTATTCGACAATTACGAAGATCGGGGTCAGCAGTTCAAGCACTCGGTGAAAATGCTCTGA
- a CDS encoding FtsW/RodA/SpoVE family cell cycle protein has protein sequence MNKIWTTYLKGDRVIWMVCLILGMVSLLAVYSSISSLAYKYTQGNTLYYLFKHGIMLASGFFIMVLIHKVNYRYFSRLSQIAVWVAAVLLLLTLLLGVNINDASRWLKIPIINQNFQTSDFAKIALVAYVSRMLVVNRNNLHSFKDGLLPILVPIGLICGLILPANFSTAALLFFVCFTLLFVGGIPFKHLLAVVGIAAAGFVLLLSLSSVAPDLLPRVETWKTRLMSFESGDSEANYQVEHAMMAIHSGGLLPAGPGSGDSRNYLPHPYSDMIYAFIIEEYGAIIGGFGMLLLYLIFLYRSIKVSNACERDFGTLLVIGLSFLLAFQAFINMGVAVSILPVTGQPLPLVSMGGTSIWFTCLAVGMILSVSRTNIEGETVKGKKRVKRKSYAVA, from the coding sequence GTGAATAAAATCTGGACGACATATCTTAAAGGAGATCGGGTTATTTGGATGGTCTGCCTCATACTTGGAATGGTATCGCTCCTAGCTGTATATTCCAGTATTTCGTCCTTAGCATACAAGTACACCCAGGGCAATACGCTCTACTATCTCTTCAAGCATGGTATTATGCTCGCTTCGGGCTTCTTTATCATGGTCCTCATTCACAAAGTAAATTACCGGTACTTCTCCCGCTTGTCGCAAATAGCGGTTTGGGTGGCTGCCGTTCTTCTTTTGCTAACGCTATTGCTCGGTGTAAACATCAACGATGCCAGCCGCTGGCTGAAGATTCCCATTATAAATCAAAACTTTCAAACCTCAGATTTTGCCAAGATCGCACTTGTAGCCTACGTGTCTCGAATGCTGGTCGTTAATCGGAACAATCTACACAGCTTTAAAGATGGACTTCTCCCTATTCTTGTTCCGATTGGCTTAATTTGTGGTTTAATCTTGCCTGCCAATTTCTCGACGGCAGCCCTTTTATTCTTCGTTTGTTTTACCCTTCTTTTCGTAGGAGGAATTCCCTTCAAGCACCTTTTGGCGGTGGTGGGAATTGCGGCAGCGGGTTTTGTCTTGTTACTCAGTCTTTCATCTGTGGCTCCCGATCTACTTCCGCGAGTGGAGACATGGAAAACCAGGCTAATGAGCTTCGAGTCGGGAGATAGCGAGGCCAATTATCAAGTCGAACATGCCATGATGGCCATCCACTCGGGAGGGCTTTTGCCGGCAGGGCCAGGCTCCGGCGATTCCCGGAATTATTTACCTCACCCATATTCCGATATGATCTACGCCTTCATCATCGAAGAGTATGGTGCCATCATCGGAGGTTTTGGAATGCTTCTGCTCTACCTGATATTCCTCTACCGAAGTATCAAGGTGAGTAATGCCTGTGAGCGTGATTTCGGTACCCTGCTAGTCATTGGACTGAGTTTCCTATTGGCCTTTCAGGCTTTCATCAATATGGGCGTGGCGGTGAGCATATTGCCCGTTACAGGTCAGCCCCTGCCTTTGGTTAGTATGGGTGGAACTTCTATTTGGTTCACATGTCTTGCCGTCGGGATGATCTTGAGCGTAAGCCGTACAAACATTGAAGGAGAGACCGTTAAAGGAAAGAAACGAGTTAAAAGAAAGAGCTATGCAGTCGCCTAG